A genomic stretch from Petrimonas mucosa includes:
- a CDS encoding lactonase family protein — protein MKSKIVVACLCALSFVACNGGKSRAEKTDGVEGTVLSPLTTDLLLLVGTYTSDGSSKGIYLYSFDAATGKSDSLSVAGTDNPSYLTLSPDEKFVYAVGENEESNSAAVAFALDKRSGVLRYLNASQTGSPGPCYIEIDEAGKSVLTANYTGGSISLFRVNEDGSLSAADAVIQFKGSGPDTVRQKAPHLHSVRYSPDGRFLFATDLGTDKIYRYNAIGSVFEGQPVISQSSLKEFSAPAGSGPRHFDFHPSGNYLYLLGEMSGDVVVYDYDGGELNEKQVIATDSVEGPRGSADIHVSPDGRFLYASNRLMADGIAIFSIDRENGTLTRIGYQLTGKHPRNFVITPNGKFLLAASRDENRIQVFAIDPETGLLSDTRQDIYVGRPVCLKFAAR, from the coding sequence ATGAAGAGTAAAATAGTTGTTGCATGCCTCTGCGCTCTTTCTTTTGTGGCCTGTAACGGCGGAAAGAGTAGAGCAGAGAAAACGGATGGTGTTGAAGGTACAGTTTTATCGCCATTAACAACCGACCTGTTATTGCTGGTGGGTACCTACACCTCCGATGGAAGCAGTAAGGGAATCTATCTCTACAGTTTTGATGCAGCTACCGGGAAATCAGATTCACTGAGCGTTGCCGGTACAGATAATCCATCCTACCTCACATTGAGTCCTGACGAGAAGTTTGTTTATGCTGTCGGGGAGAATGAGGAGAGTAACAGCGCTGCGGTTGCATTTGCCCTTGACAAGAGGAGTGGGGTACTCCGCTACCTGAATGCGAGCCAAACGGGAAGTCCCGGCCCCTGCTACATTGAGATTGACGAGGCAGGTAAAAGCGTACTGACAGCAAATTACACCGGTGGGAGCATCTCCTTGTTCCGGGTAAATGAGGACGGATCACTATCGGCTGCCGATGCGGTAATCCAGTTTAAGGGCTCCGGGCCCGATACGGTTCGCCAGAAGGCCCCTCACCTGCATAGCGTCCGCTATTCGCCTGATGGAAGATTCCTGTTCGCAACGGATCTGGGTACCGATAAGATTTATCGCTATAACGCCATCGGTTCGGTTTTCGAAGGTCAGCCGGTGATCTCGCAGTCGAGCCTGAAAGAGTTTTCTGCTCCCGCCGGATCGGGACCGAGACATTTTGATTTTCATCCTTCCGGCAACTATCTTTATCTACTGGGCGAGATGTCTGGCGATGTGGTTGTTTACGATTACGATGGTGGTGAGCTCAATGAGAAGCAGGTCATTGCAACCGATTCGGTGGAAGGGCCCCGGGGAAGTGCCGATATACATGTTTCGCCGGACGGGAGATTCCTCTATGCTTCCAACCGGCTCATGGCGGACGGTATTGCCATCTTTTCGATTGACCGGGAGAACGGAACACTTACCCGCATCGGTTATCAATTAACCGGTAAACACCCCAGGAATTTTGTAATTACTCCGAATGGAAAATTTCTGCTGGCCGCCAGCCGTGATGAAAACAGGATTCAGGTCTTTGCCATCGACCCAGAGACCGGACTGCTCTCAGATACCCGGCAGGATATATATGTGGGCCGGCCGGTCTGTCTGAAATTTGCTGCCAGGTAA
- a CDS encoding phosphatidate cytidylyltransferase, whose product MNPKNLFTRIIAGIIYITVILMGILGGKYSFIAVFGLFLVIGLYEFYRMTEKNTSHAISKAINIASGFSIFLSAYLYLENICRIALPLSSIIYLLILFVSAIFINRKDILHAIIYSFFGQIYITLPLSILMLLSYQHQSLSNDYHFAFVLAIFIFIWVNDTAAFVVGSLLGKHKFIERISPRKTVEGFIGGILFSVLASFALSTFFTNYTLLFWIGFGIVSALFGSLGDLFESLIKRTYEVKDSGTLIPGHGGILDRIDSLLIAIPAVYIYLAVVFA is encoded by the coding sequence TTGAACCCAAAAAACCTGTTCACTCGAATAATAGCGGGAATTATCTATATTACCGTTATTTTGATGGGTATCCTGGGAGGTAAATATTCCTTTATTGCTGTATTTGGTCTATTTCTGGTTATCGGTCTGTATGAGTTTTACCGGATGACCGAAAAAAATACGTCTCATGCCATCAGTAAAGCAATCAATATTGCCTCCGGCTTCTCTATTTTTCTCTCTGCCTATCTTTATCTGGAAAATATTTGCAGAATTGCCCTGCCCCTAAGCTCCATCATATATCTGCTTATCCTTTTTGTGTCGGCAATATTTATAAACCGGAAGGATATACTTCATGCCATAATCTACTCCTTTTTCGGACAGATATACATCACACTGCCTCTTTCCATCCTGATGCTCCTGTCGTACCAGCATCAATCCCTCTCCAACGATTACCATTTTGCTTTTGTACTAGCTATCTTCATCTTTATCTGGGTCAATGATACTGCAGCCTTTGTGGTAGGTTCACTCCTCGGGAAACATAAGTTTATCGAAAGGATTTCACCCCGGAAAACAGTGGAAGGCTTTATTGGCGGGATACTGTTTTCGGTCCTGGCCTCCTTTGCCCTATCTACTTTCTTCACCAACTATACCCTGCTGTTCTGGATCGGGTTCGGTATTGTTTCGGCACTTTTCGGCAGCCTGGGCGACCTGTTCGAATCACTTATCAAACGGACCTACGAGGTAAAGGATTCCGGCACCCTCATTCCCGGACACGGCGGAATTCTCGACCGTATCGACAGCCTGCTTATTGCCATTCCCGCAGTCTATATCTACCTGGCTGTCGTATTTGCCTGA
- a CDS encoding DUF5606 family protein — protein MLTKVLSISGKPGLYKLISTTKNLNIVESLLDGKRVPVYLTEKVVALSDVSIYTTEEDVPLREVFRKIKEKENGEKTTLGSKSSNAEVFRYFGEVLPNYDTEKVYASDIKKILSWYNILIGNGIDFEKVEAKTEEPAGNEPENNEK, from the coding sequence ATGCTAACAAAGGTATTATCGATTTCCGGAAAACCGGGTTTATATAAACTAATCTCCACCACTAAAAATCTTAACATTGTTGAGTCGCTACTCGACGGAAAAAGGGTTCCAGTCTATCTTACCGAAAAGGTAGTTGCTCTCAGCGATGTCTCCATCTACACCACCGAAGAGGATGTACCTTTGCGCGAAGTTTTCCGTAAGATCAAGGAAAAAGAGAACGGGGAAAAAACGACGCTTGGCTCAAAATCATCCAACGCAGAGGTCTTCCGTTATTTTGGGGAGGTTTTGCCCAACTACGATACGGAGAAGGTCTACGCTTCAGATATAAAGAAGATACTCAGCTGGTACAATATCCTTATCGGCAACGGAATCGATTTCGAGAAAGTGGAAGCAAAAACCGAAGAACCGGCCGGGAACGAACCGGAAAACAACGAAAAATAG
- a CDS encoding winged helix-turn-helix domain-containing protein — protein MNKRSIGTNAGIIWNLLNNNEKWDLSQLMKRSGLTEMEVYTAIGWLARENKIEIEERPDRQHYYYLITDYYF, from the coding sequence ATGAACAAGAGATCAATCGGAACAAATGCCGGAATCATCTGGAACCTATTAAACAACAATGAGAAATGGGATCTGTCTCAACTGATGAAAAGATCTGGACTGACTGAGATGGAAGTGTACACGGCTATAGGCTGGCTGGCCCGTGAGAACAAGATAGAGATTGAAGAGAGGCCCGACAGGCAACACTACTATTACCTCATTACAGATTACTATTTCTAG